In Penaeus vannamei isolate JL-2024 chromosome 4, ASM4276789v1, whole genome shotgun sequence, a single window of DNA contains:
- the LOC138861606 gene encoding uncharacterized protein: protein MGAARFKKARDLLLRNPSLRGLPKVHKPGVPMKPITSGIGSAHHRLAKCLAKPLSAAMGVISDSHPKNSGYLIRRLQSSSLSAVLACLFMESLERDHYRHSTWLRCVDDVLVIVPRRSCLHHTKTRLNSVHEKIQFTVEEVDQKLPFLDALIHRGDDGLCFSVYRKPTNKDDYIHYYSSHSNFLLNLRKKAESILARSNPVTSSDLLILPPCKVSQMISKYFGKTVKFARTSGEKIRDLIRDKKQLKSNPSSAVYRIPCSSCDKAYFGETGRGFNTRIYEHRADVRHHRTSNAMVVYVDESGHLPNWKEAENMSSSKEDILLNFLHLYISRDFTNVLFYPFLDQTKSTYHHWYRLGVHTLHSLNFDF, encoded by the exons atgggagctgccagattcaagaaggcGAGGGATTTACTCTTGCGCAACCCATCcctgagaggtctcccgaaggtgcacaaaccaggtgtaccgatgaaaccgatcacttctggcattggcagcgctcacCATCgtctggcgaagtgtttggcgaaacccctctccgccgccatgggagtcatcagtgattcccaccccAAGAACTCTGGgtacctcatcagacgtcttcaga GCTCCTCTCTGAGcgcagtcctggcctgcctcttcatggagtcattagaaagggaccactacaggcactcaacttggcttcgatgcgtagatgatgtcctcgtcatcgtccccagaagatCGTGTTTACACCATACGaagacgcggctgaactccgtccacgagaaaatccagttcaccgtggaggaagtggatcagaagttacctttcctggacgctCTGATCCATCGGGGAGACGACGGCCTATGTTTCTCTGTAtacagaaagcctacgaataaagacgattatatccactatTACTCTTCCCACAGCA ATTTCCTGTTAAatctcagaaagaaggcggagagcatacttgcaagatcaaatccagtgacatcctctgacctCCTCATATTGCCTCCATGTAAAGTTTCCCAGAtgattagcaaatactttggaaaaacagtgaaattcGCTAGAACATCCGGGGAAAAAATACGTGAtttgatacgagacaagaagcagttgaaaagcaaccccagcaGTGCAGtttatcgcataccctgcagcagttgtgataaggcctactttggtgaaacgggacgtggcttcaacaccaggatctacgaacatcgagccgacgtccgtcaccacaggacttccaatgccatggtagtttaTGTAGATGAatctggacatctaccgaactggaaggaagctgaa AATATGAGCAGTTCCAAGGAGGACATACTTTTGAACTTCTTGCATCTTTATATTTCCAGGGATTTTACCAATGTgcttttctatccctttcttgaCCAGACCAAGAGCACTTATCACCACTGGTACCGTCTTGGTGTCCATACTCTACATTCTCTCAATTTCGATTTCTAG